A single window of Anomaloglossus baeobatrachus isolate aAnoBae1 chromosome 5, aAnoBae1.hap1, whole genome shotgun sequence DNA harbors:
- the LOC142310566 gene encoding uncharacterized protein LOC142310566, producing MSGVRFLTVSLHNQDYTVVKKTSSERCQAPVSEGWGRPLSPITGPPPHSPIHEDINDQKILELTYKMIELLTGEVPIRCQDVTVYFSMEEWEYLEGHKDLYKDVMMEVPQPLTSPGLSSKRTTPERCPRPLLPQDCKQEDPDVPQDHQGEDLPHINTTETYVRGDERSKEEIPTDNRPDYCTIAPEMGSTNTSSTFLARTHSGSNGPS from the exons atgtctggagtgagatttcttaccgtgtctctccataaccaggattacacagtagtgaagaagacctctagtgagcgctgtcaggcccctgtgtctgagggatggggaagacccctgagcccaatcacggggcctccacctcactccccgatacatgaggacatcaatgaccagaagatcctagaactcacctacaagatgattgagctgctgactggagag gttcctataaggtgtcaggacgtcaccgtctatttctccatggaggagtgggagtatttagaaggacacaaagatctctacaaggacgtcatgatggaggttccccagcccctcacatcaccag gtctatccagtaagaggacaacaccagagagatgtccccgtcctcttctcccacaggactgtaaacaagaagatcccgatgttcctcaggatcatcag ggtgaagatctgccccatattaatactacagagacatatgtgaggggtgatgagcggagtaaagaggagattcctacagataaccgcccag ATTACTGCACAATCGCTCCTGAAATGGGGAGCACTAATACGTCCTCTACTTTTCTGGCCAGAACTCATAGTGGCTCCAATGGTCCATCTTAA